TAATAAACAAAGACTTTTGCCCCATTTCATCAATGTCTTTAGAAGCAATCACTTTAAAAGTAGTATCATCACCACTATTCTTAATCTCTTCACCAAGAATCCCAGTGGACAACACAAAACTCCACATCTTTCCTGACCTTGTTAAATCATTAACAGTTTCAGGTTTAAAATCCGCCAAAATAAAAACATCTCCAAACAATGTTTTATATAACTCTTTTCCATAACTAGAAGAGGCATTTTTCCAAGTATCAGTTTTAACAACATAGTGATTTCTACCACATGAATGTGAGAGTTTCTTTTCAAGAGAAACCACTTGAGCATAAGGTGAACTAGACAAATTCTCCATAGAAGAACATAGATTTGCTCGTGTTTCTTCCAACAAAGGATACACAAAtgacttaaaatatttttcaggagatttgaaatataaatcaaTATATTCCACctacaaaaacaaatataaaaaacaaattaaaatgcaatgaaaaaaaaaaaaagtgtgagaGTAAGAGAATAAAAATGAAACCTTGTTTTTGTAAAGATCTTCGTTGAAGATATCTTGAAGAGACCATGAAAAAATGGTGTTAATGAAGTTGTGATCTTCACGGTAACTAGTTTTCTTGTTCCTCTTTCTTGAAGTTGAACTTGAAGGATTCATTGTGTTTTCTTTCTTGAGGTTTCACAGAGCTAAGTAGAAACTACACACACAGTGAAATTTACTAGAGCAAATGCATTTCTCTTTCTTCTAACCAAGAATTTGTTTCAAGAGGTTTTGAGAGAAAACAAATGCATAACACactacacacacacacacagtgGAATATACTAGAACACTACtaatgcattttattttttcatttattttatcttaacAAGTTTGTTGTACTGGATTTTGTCTCATTGTAACCAGTAGGCAGTAACCACTAACCATACTCTTCGCCACTCACTCTCTAGGCGTgtcctttctttctttctttcttatccGCCAAAGCAGAGCAAAATTCagtattgaaattttttagtaCACATCTAAATAAATTTACTTTTTGTTGAGGtagacaatttttttctttgttatccCGAATTTTCTCTATACGCTTGAGTCAAAAATCGAACATCTGACCACAAGCTTAAGAGAGCTGACACCCTTACCACTTGTACCAATTGATTGTTGCTGAAGTGGACAATTCTAatagattagtttttttttgacaaaattctaatagattattaaaaacaattatattaaaCACTATTTATGAACTTATTAGAATTATCCACATTAGAACCTCCTTAATGTAATACATTCAAAATAAATGCTTGTTTGGTAAAGCTAGATTttaagcttatagcttatataagCTCGTATGACAAAAAATACTTGTTTGGTAAACTTTTTCCAAaaagcttatagtttattttattagtttatagtttatttttaaatgctATTTTATGTTGCTTGtaccttataattttttatttcaattttacccttattatcttacttgaaaaaatgtttaaatacaatttttatccttgtaaaaaattaaatattattaaacatattttatttttatttcttttcatacttataagctaattcaaccgttaatttaaaaaaaaaacaaaaatacaaattcaaccCATTTATTAGCTAAAAATTAACCTATAAACCAGTAAGTATTAACTTATTATTATCCCTTAGCTAATTCACCTTCACCTGTACTCTATTATAGAGTCTTACTCACTACCATGTCATGTcacattaaaatattatatatatttttgccaTTTCTAGCTTCTCCAGTCCCTTATTCACTGGCAAACGCAAAACACAACCGAAATGGTGAAAGTTGACTCTCTTCATGTAATCTCTGTAATGTAACCCCCAATCCCAACACACAATTCCTTAATAATGCTACGTTGTTTCTCACTTTATCCTTCTCCATTATCCAATATCTGCAAACTTTCCACTTTGCAACCATCAAAACTGCATTGAAATATGAAGaagccttttaaaaaaaaaaaaatgtccctAAATATACCAATACTTTACAAATTTTTAGGTgtaattattactttttttttttcaaatatataccCCTAATTAATAGTACTACCATTAACTTTCATTGAAATATGCAAAAGTAACATTGAATACATTAATTATAAAGggaaattaataaaaatctcACATATGTCAAACAAAATTAGTATTATCCtaacaatttttcttaataccCATGTTTTTTTTGTAATGGTTACAGGATTATATttagggacggagggagtatggtTAGCAACCTTCCGGTATCAAACTACACAACAAAGGTTTCACACGTCATGATTGTAATGGTAAGgaataaaagaaacaaataaaagaaattaaggtttaaatgtaatttaggtatgtttattttcaattttttaaattttgatctCCCTATTTTCAACAATTGCAGGATTGAcggaaataaaaatataacaccTTAATCTATAAAATCATAGATCCATGACTGACGcggattttctttttaatagTGTCATTTTGGACACAACCAACatcaataaaaatagaaatgtgctatataaacacaaaaaggTTGGAGAATATGCTATAAActaaataagctataaactctttaaaaaatgtttaccaaactgattttttttgttataaattataagttataagctcaaaatctaaccttaccaaacaaaaacaaagccTTAACCTTATCATTTGCCCTGTTAAACTCTTCCACAAAATCACAAGCTTAATTGAATTAAcaaatattttccttttaaaCAAGAAGTTCTTATGAATGTAATGACTTGCTCACTTTTTCCATTTTCCACTTTTCTGTCTCACAAAACACCATAGTACTATGCTATTTAAAAATGTTGCAAACTCTATCCAAGAGATACGAGAACAGAATATAACTGTTTTTCCTAAGTTCACCACAAACTCCATCCAACACTCATTTCTGAAAACGATGGATGTAAAGATCAAAGCACTAATAACAGAAAAGgctaaatataaacaaaacaatcTGCAAAAGGCTAGATACTAAGTGCAATCATTAAACAACAATCTGTAAACAAGTAATGTAGTTAGTTAATGTtaggtgtgtgtgtgtatgttaGGCTTGCGAGGCTTGTGGCATGCCTAGGCCTGTGCTTGTGTGCAGCGTGCGTAGCCTGCAAGGCTGCAAGGTCGGGCTTGGCTTGGCTTGGCGCGCAAGGCAACTTGTGTTTGTTACTTGTATTGACCATATGGTTTGTAACTCTATATAAAGGCATTGCCTATGTGATGAATAAACTAGAGAACACCATTTGGAATTAACAAtcggtatcagagcctggttgcTAGCAAGTACATCAAACAGTTAATAGCGATAtcgaataaaaaacaaaaataccaAATAGTTCCAAAATGTCAAACCAGTTATAACAATACAACTGTGTAAAGAAAGTTGCAACAAATTCACAGAATGGAGTAAATAAAAAGCAATGTTTGTAAAACCTGGAAGACTCCACTCTACAAATGTGGTGATACAAGACTCTCATGGTAAATATGTTGACCAGACAAATCACCATAACAAATCCGGGGACAATCCAAGttaccattatttttttttacccaatTTAGAGTGCCACTCACAAATTTTCCATTATATCTAGTGGATTGACAAAGGAAATCTTGAATAGTTTTCCAAGAATTTTCACCAAAAGTATAAAGTTTGGTCACATTTTCATAACGCAAAACTACTAGTACTTTGTACTTTTCATTAACATGATCATAGCCAAATCCATGATACGAGATCAAAGAATCTAAGAGTTGGAGAATTTTTGGATTCATATCTGATAGAAGGGTTCCATAATTTAACATAACCTCCTTCCGTATCAAACAGACACAGCAACCCATTGCATGAACCAAGAATACGGAACCTGTGTTCCATGCTGAACTCAACCGGATCAGTAGGTTTTGATGGATTTTCGAACATTGGTTTAACAGCGAAAGATATGATTTTGCCTAATTTACCAGTAAGACGAGAAGAGAATAATCGTTGATGGGTTATGCTTGTTATGCTCCGAAGGTGAGTCTTTGCAAATTTGGGATCGGAAATTAGGGTTTTCCATGATTTGCTCACACACTTCAGTTGTACAAGGAATTTCACCGGAAGACACAAAAGGATCTGAAAGATGAGTTCATCGGGTAAAAATGGCGGATGAAGTAAACCGTCGGTTGTCGGAGAAAGATGGCGGTGGGGCCTCTTGGCGGTGTTATTTTGTTCAACGATCTTCTTAACATTGTCagacatttttgtattcataccgtGTATTTGAGGTGTTATATGGTGAGAAAATTGGTAGAAGTGTTTGTAAGAATAGAAATAAAGatgtatttaatattttgttagtTATCACAAAACAACTAAGATGAAATGACTTGTACAAAACAAACACCCAACAGTTTAACAAAAGGATACAAATTATATCATTTGctataacaataacaaaatcttcaaaatacttttcaaaagtttactGCAAAAATTCCACAAAATTTACTATAACCAGACAGTTTGAAATGTAAGCTCAGAAATTACTACATCATTTGCATGTACGAtgaaaattttcatttcttaCCCTTTTTCCCTCCCTTGTTTTTCTTCCCCTTGTCATATTTTGATTCCTTCCAAACATTACGCTTATACAAGAGGCGCACTACTTCTGATCGTCTTGAAAGAATTTTCTTTGAAAGTGCAATTAGAGTGTCCTTCTCAATCATCCATAAACCACTGCAGATGAGACAACAAAAAGATTAACAAGTAaagcaaaaacagaaaatcaTATTGCAATTATTTATTACAAGTTACTTATATAGCTTACGTCATGCTCATAGAGCCTCGAAGTTGCATCATGTCTTCAAACAAGCTCACCAACACTTCcatatcatttttgttttccaTCTCAGCAGGGTTTTGTATTAACACTTTCAACAGTAGAATGTGGGCTTCCAAACATTCCTGGAAAGAATGAAAAAAGTTAAGAAAAACAAACTTGACCATTTGATATAAGCACATTTTATTCAAAGTTAtttgaaacacaaaacaaaTTCGCTGACCTTTATCGCCATGGAAGCAAGACGTGATACATCTGCTGATGCAGATCCCACATTTTCCAACCATTTCCAGAAAAAGTCAGCATCCACAGGCATGTTAACTTCATCTTTTATCTGTCCATCTGATGCCTGATCTGAGACAGAAGCAGATCTTTCATTTGGAAGGTTTGAAGAAAACTCCTTATATGTTGAATCAGAGGCTTCAGTTGTGGTTTCCTCTCCCGCAGTGTCAACTCTACTTGGAAATAATGTTTCTAATATGAGCTCTCTTTTTTGGCATATCGTTAAATCCACAAACACAGCATCTGAACACACAATTTCGGAAGAATTGTTCTGAACCTTAGCAATCACCAAGGGGTTGCCAATCACTTTAAAAGCCTCAGAAATGACTTCCAAACCCATttgtttctttcctttttgaagAATGTGGAAAAATTTTGATGGCAGTTGAGCGGCTATATATCTCTGCCTCAACAAATTGCGAAGTAATTTGATATAATTGTCACTTCCAGAGCCGAGATGAAGCAAACACATCGAAACAGCGAATCGCAGGAGAAGCGATGGAAAATAATCCTTCACATCcaagtttgattttttaatcCAGGTTTTGATACCATTTTCATCACAAACAAACTTATGGAGGATATAGGCAATAAAATCATGGGCAGACTCGAATCGGAACTCTGTGAAGCTCAAATTTGAAAGGGAATTTTCATCCTGGCAAATAAGCCACTCAGTGAAAGATGATTTTGTCGCATACATGAACCCCTGCCAGCATGATGTCAACAGCAGTAGCCGTTCAACAAGATACATAAAGCAACTAGGAGATATATAGTCAACTTCCTGTATCCAATTCACATTGAAAGTATATTGCAATGCTACATAAAGCTTAATTAACTTGGGATCTAAAACCTCTTCATTATGTGATTCATCTCCTGAATACAAACATATGCTTTGAATGAAATCTTTCCAGGGTTCGTTATCTTCAAACCTTTCCACAACTTGCACGAGCAGATCATCTTTAATGTTAGTTGTACCAAGAATCATTATTACCGCCCTTCCAATTTGACCATAGGTCAATGGATCTTTCCGTTTAGTGTTTGCACCGATGACTTCTTTCATAATATCCTGCCAAGATTCAGTTATTCTTTGATAAACCATTTCTTTTGCCAGTGATTTCTTCCAGTCAAGGGGAACTACATGATGGGATAAACACCCAATTGTCTGTCTGTAAAATCTCTCCAATGTTTTCAAGTCACCGTGGCCATGGCTAAAACATTTGGACTTGAGAAGGAATTTGGAGACCTCATAGATATGCAATAAAGACCGTACTTGACAAAATTCGGAAAAAGCTTTATTAACTGAAAACTTGTAGAGTGCATCAAGGTTGCGCAAGACATCCATGCCAACAGAAAGTAGCTGTGAACACCAATAACTCTGAGCAAAAGAAACTAAAGGTTGAACATCAACAGAGACTATCTTACCATTCTTCTTTAGCAATCTGTCTCCCAGTTTCATCACCCAGTTAGCATCAGGGATGAGCAAAAGGTAAATGTCATTTAGATTATAAATCCACTTTTGAACTCCCAAATAATTCAATGCAAACTTTACATAACTGCAGTGCTGATGAAGGTCTTgagttttgaaatttgaaagggaTTCCAGCATATGAACAATGTTATCCTTCCAACATGTCCAACAATAAAACAATGTCTCCACAGAAAATTGATTCTTCATAATCATGCCTTCGactgaaacataaaatatataatcttGCCAGACATACTTAGAGGAGTTCAACCGAAAATGAGAATCCAGCAGTTTCCACAAACATAGCATTTCCCCTCTTATACTACTATGGATGTGAGAAGATTGCAAATGATTCATTATTTCAAAGTTGTTGCCATGCTTATTTGACAGTATTTCTGCTTCTGTAGATGCAAGCTCATAAAAGTTGCTTGACACTTCCTTTGCAAATATCAACGCTCTTCCCAAAAGCTCGGCCTTCTGTGTAAACTGCTTTAAGGGCCACGCTTTGCTTCCTCCAGACCAAAGAGATTTTGCAAGTATATAGAAAAACATAAGTTCATATGCTTCCAAGAATTCACCAGCTTTTCCTAGCAAATCAGCCTCGCGAAGAATATCACCCATCATCTTAGCAATGTTTGCAGCCTCCATAAAGTTGCCCGATTCCTCTTCTAATTCAAGAAGCTCATCAAGTAAGCATAGTGATTGTAAGAACTCACGCTTCAAATCCATTGAATGAAAAGCTCTAACAAATTTCATCATGGATTTAATATCTTTGTTGCAAAAATATTTCCGAGCACAATTCATGACTATTAGCCCAACCAGGGTCAGCACTTTCATTTTGTTTCCAGTGTTGAATGTAATGCAAGCCAGTGTCAAACAATCCACCTTTTGCACAAATATTCAAACAATCCGAGAAGAAACTTCCTCTAGCATACACTTGAGCTGCCATTTCGTGACAACCAGCTAAATAAAAGCAATCCCCTGCCCTTTTCAAATCAGTCTCTTCACATTTTTCCAAGTAAAGCTTACCTGTTAGCAAAAATACGATTAATTTTGAAGAGTAAAAgttcattatgcaaaaactagcCTAAGTATGAcaatcaattaaaatgtttgtaAACAGCCTAATATTTGCTTGTACAACTAAATAAGTCAAATCCCTAAGTCAAATCCCTAATATTTGCTTGTACAACTAAATAACTCAAATTAAATAGattcatcaacaaaaacaaattacgTGGTGTATTTAGATGAAAGTTAGGTATAGATATCATTAACTAAAACAAAAGTTAGGTATAGATGAAagttgagaatatatataatgaaaGGTGTAATGTTTACACTAATCTGCATAAGCCTTTTGTATCTGGCAGCGCTTAGCCATAAAAATGGTCTAGGTACAGATTATATATTAGTTTGATTGAATTTCATctacaaacataaaataaaaataaatattaacccAAGCATGTGGCTATAATAAGTAAGAACATCCATATCAAGTGAGCTGATTTCGGTACTTCTTATTGAAAATGAATGATCAGTGCTTTATGGTAAATATAATCATTTTCTTAACTTGAGAAATAGTTCTTAAAAAGGGTAAACTAAAGAAACATTGAAAATACAAAGATGTGAACATAGGCCCAGGAGTGAAATATTCCCATGATTACTAGATTGCCCTCTCCCCCTAAACAACTTTTCAATAAAGATGTGAGCATAGACATGAGCATCGAATAAGAAAAGGACAAAAACATTACAGAAAAAAGCATCCCAATGAAGACAGAACCATGCAACGTAAACTTGTTATTCATGTTCTAAACTAATAtcctaatatttttcaatataaaatgacataaaggTATAGCCAAAAATGCCAAAGCTGAAGTTCATACCAGCTCTTTCATAATCCCCCAAATCAGAAAAACATTGGGCAGCAGACTCAGCCATCCCTATGCTTTCAAAAATTTCAGCAGCTTCCCTAAGCACAGCATTTGCATCTTCAGGATTCAAGTCATGTAAACGGTGTGCAGTTTCCCTAAGACCAGCTGCCTTAGACTTTTTTTCCCAATAAGAGTCCCCGGCTCTTTCAAAACACATTGTTGCCATCTCATagttattttgataatataactACAAAAGGAACAGtttaaataatatatcattTGGAGTAAAAAGTATATTATACAAAAGCGGCACATCTAAAAGCTTGCTCTATGCATTACACAATAATAAGAGAATAAACTATTTGCAATATAGCATAATCACCTATGAGGTATTTAGGTATAAGAATAATTTCAGTTGCAAACAATATTATAGTAAAAAGTTAACaagtaaaactattttttatgttgacaAAATGAACACTGcttaatatttcaaaataataatagaaaaaaaaggAGACATTAATAAAATCAATCACTATGAAAGCACAATGAATATTAAAACAACCTTTTTGCCACGTGACTTCCATTCTTCAGGACTACTTGCAACTTTCATTGCCCGAGCAAGTGAATCATCCAGTTCCTTGAATTGTACAAGGCACTTCCTTTTCCAATAATCAAACATAGGTCTACAATATTCTTCTGTATTCTCGCATATCCAAAATCTCTGTCTTGTACGGGTTATAGCCACATATAGCTGTTTCAGCTCAGAGCACAAAATATTGTGTTTGGAATCATTGAAACTTGGACAAGACTTTGATTCTGCAGGTTCCAGCATATCTTGTTCATTCATGTACTCATAAATCACCCTCCAACGACTTTTCAAAGCTGAAGCGCCGAAAAAGTTGTAGAGCAACACATCCTGGGAAAGAACAAAGAATACCATCACAAAAAAGACGTAAAAAATAACAGAATTTGAATTACATATCATGATATTTTAACAACCTGAAACTCGAGGCCTTTGCACTCTAAAATGGTTAAAACAAGAGCTTGTTTCCCAACATAGCTTAAAATTTCCTTCCGCGCCGAATCATCACGTACCAAAATTACTTGCTCCGCTCCAAAGCCAACAACTTTCCCGTCCACATGTCCACTATTGCCGAAAATAGTTACCATTGCATTTTCCCTATTTCCACATTCAAGAACAACTGGAGCTTCCCCATAAATGAGGCTGGTCTCAGGCTTGAGAGAATCAATAGAATGAGGAAAAAATCGAGAAAGAAGCTCAATGATGCTTTGTGATAATTTCAGCACTCCAGCATGAGTCCGAAagttttgattcaataaaaaagTATCTGAAACCAGTCCTTTTTCATTTCCCTGATTATATGAACTTTTCATGGAATCCAGAACAAACTTGTTGTAAAAGAGAGATTTTATATCCTGGAACCTAAAATCAATTCCCCTTGCTATTGTCTGTGCAGTATCCCCGCAGAAAACAAAACCCTCTTCTATATTTGGGCATACATATTTAAACAAAGCTATTTGGCTCATGGTTAGATCCTGCACCTCATCAATATACACAAAATGAAGCTCATCACCCTCGTATCTTGTAGTCCTGAGTCTAAGATGAAGATCAGCTACAATATCAGCTAAATCAAAATCCCCTCTAAGCATCTTCATTTTTTCATAACTTTGATAAAGATTATATATCATCTCTCTTTTCTGTTTGCTCAAACTTGATGCTCGGTTTTCAGATAAGGAAACATAACTCTCACGACTTAGCTTACCATCATCATGCTCCAGTGCTTGCATACCCCCTTTTATATGAGACATGATTTCAGAGAACACTCTAGATGGATCTAGAGTCTTAGTAAACTGGGAATTGAAATGCGGCCAATATAATGAATCAAACCTGTCATAAGTCACCTCCTTCTTCCTCATCAAGGTCTCTAAAGCAACATATGGTACACCAAACCTTTCAAAATATGAATTCCCCAAAGTCCCATCAAGCATCATTAGAAACTTCTGAAATGTTATCAC
This portion of the Trifolium pratense cultivar HEN17-A07 linkage group LG3, ARS_RC_1.1, whole genome shotgun sequence genome encodes:
- the LOC123914599 gene encoding putative F-box protein At1g33530; translation: MSDNVKKIVEQNNTAKRPHRHLSPTTDGLLHPPFLPDELIFQILLCLPVKFLVQLKCVSKSWKTLISDPKFAKTHLRSITSITHQRLFSSRLTGKLGKIISFAVKPMFENPSKPTDPVEFSMEHRFRILGSCNGLLCLFDTEGGYVKLWNPSIRYESKNSPTLRFFDLVSWIWL